A region of Candidatus Bathyarchaeota archaeon DNA encodes the following proteins:
- a CDS encoding ATP-binding protein: MFLWNIVLSGYPGCGKTTLAKRLVMERPKFVRVSSDDLRLMLFNKLFPCEDEEFVYSIIADIRDLALENHYNVVIDTTAPNNITREFLLKTKIKSVNSLLVIFDVKREILIERNKMKGQNDAVEIWDRYWEPPSNNFPIVRFKNNNEGEFNLSYDYLIEFLEGKVYPFKEKGFPHIFPIRKILGK; encoded by the coding sequence ATGTTTTTATGGAACATAGTTTTAAGCGGTTACCCAGGTTGTGGAAAAACAACTCTAGCTAAAAGATTAGTTATGGAAAGACCCAAATTTGTTAGGGTTAGTAGTGATGATCTTAGGTTAATGTTATTTAATAAACTGTTTCCATGCGAAGATGAGGAGTTTGTTTATTCAATTATAGCTGATATTCGAGATTTAGCTTTAGAAAACCATTATAATGTGGTTATTGATACAACTGCCCCAAATAATATTACCAGAGAGTTCCTTTTAAAAACTAAGATTAAATCAGTGAATAGTTTACTTGTAATTTTTGATGTTAAAAGAGAAATATTAATTGAAAGAAATAAAATGAAGGGACAAAATGATGCTGTAGAAATATGGGATCGTTATTGGGAGCCCCCTAGTAACAATTTTCCCATAGTAAGGTTTAAGAATAATAATGAAGGTGAATTCAATTTAAGTTACGATTATTTAATTGAGTTTTTAGAAGGTAAAGTGTATCCATTTAAAGAAAAAGGTTTTCCGCATATATTTCCTATACGGAAGATTCTTGGAAAATAA
- a CDS encoding nitroreductase family protein: MDFIELIKSRRSVRKYQDKPISDEILRKLLEAAHWAPSAHNSQPWEFIIIKDEEIKRRIAEASFWGKFLSKAPVGIAIVINPTKSNHPVEDGAAATQNLLLAAHALGLGACWIGSYGSIWENKAKEILGIPNNLRLLSIVAIGYPAEKPSSTRKSLESIIHLNKYGSYTKDS; the protein is encoded by the coding sequence ATGGATTTTATTGAATTAATAAAATCTAGAAGAAGCGTAAGGAAATATCAAGATAAACCTATTTCAGATGAAATTTTACGGAAATTACTTGAAGCAGCTCATTGGGCTCCATCAGCCCATAATAGTCAACCTTGGGAGTTCATAATTATCAAAGACGAAGAAATAAAAAGAAGAATTGCTGAAGCTTCTTTTTGGGGTAAATTTCTTTCTAAAGCTCCAGTAGGAATAGCAATTGTTATTAATCCTACAAAATCCAATCATCCAGTTGAAGATGGGGCTGCAGCAACACAAAATCTTCTTTTAGCAGCTCATGCTCTTGGTTTAGGAGCTTGCTGGATAGGCTCTTATGGTTCAATTTGGGAAAATAAGGCTAAGGAAATTCTAGGAATACCTAACAATCTTAGGCTTTTATCTATAGTGGCAATTGGTTATCCTGCGGAAAAACCTTCAAGCACGAGAAAAAGTTTAGAGAGTATAATTCACTTGAATAAATATGGTTCTTACACAAAAGACAGTTAA
- the tgtA gene encoding tRNA guanosine(15) transglycosylase TgtA, translating into MINHERGVFEVYYKDLLGRIGALKTKSGIIETPHMFPVINPLIQLIQPKVMKDEYKINAVMTNAYLLKKNFGEEVIIKGIHNFINFDGVIATDSGAYQTLVYGEIKASPEEMVKFQEAIKTDVAVILDEPTGYDEDKIKAEWTVKETLRRAELTFKILRDENILWVGPIQGGIHLDLVSLCAKEMSKKPFSIYALGSPTKIMENYFFSKLVEMIMTVKMSIPLNKPLHLFGAGHPMIFALAVACGCDLFDSAAYAIFARKGKYLTESGTLDVEELEYFPCSCKVCSTYTPKEFKAFPKVEKEKLLAEHNLWICKEELNRVKQAILNGRLWELLEIKARAHPKLMEAFRTLLKYKAFIEKHSPSIKKKGLFYFSSEDLSRPEIIRYRNRLEKNYVKPKELKTLILFPAPQEKPFHSDKLVMEILRKNPRIHICFYLTPFGLIPIELSDVYPISQTEIALPIDEEAISNSKIEVEKYLFKFRYNTVMLIVPKNEDLKQFERICRKICKRKRIKFRLIRVKDNLTEKERKRILKYI; encoded by the coding sequence ATGATAAATCATGAACGTGGAGTTTTTGAAGTTTATTATAAGGATTTACTTGGCAGAATTGGGGCTTTAAAAACTAAATCAGGTATTATAGAGACTCCCCATATGTTTCCAGTGATTAACCCTTTAATTCAACTTATACAACCTAAAGTTATGAAAGATGAATATAAGATTAATGCTGTAATGACTAACGCTTATTTATTGAAGAAGAATTTTGGTGAAGAAGTAATAATTAAAGGCATTCACAATTTCATAAATTTTGATGGTGTAATAGCAACGGATTCTGGAGCTTATCAAACTTTAGTTTATGGAGAAATTAAAGCTTCACCAGAAGAAATGGTTAAATTTCAAGAAGCTATAAAAACAGATGTGGCGGTTATATTAGATGAGCCAACTGGTTATGATGAAGATAAAATTAAAGCTGAGTGGACTGTAAAAGAAACCTTAAGAAGAGCAGAGTTAACTTTTAAAATTTTAAGGGATGAAAACATTTTATGGGTTGGTCCAATTCAAGGTGGAATTCATTTAGATTTAGTAAGTTTATGCGCTAAAGAGATGAGTAAAAAACCTTTTTCAATATATGCTTTAGGAAGCCCAACTAAAATTATGGAAAACTATTTTTTCAGCAAGCTTGTTGAAATGATTATGACGGTTAAAATGAGTATTCCATTAAATAAACCTTTACATTTGTTTGGAGCAGGTCATCCAATGATTTTTGCTTTAGCAGTTGCTTGTGGTTGCGATCTTTTCGATTCAGCAGCTTATGCTATATTTGCTAGAAAAGGTAAATATTTAACAGAGAGCGGAACATTAGATGTTGAAGAATTAGAGTACTTTCCATGCTCATGTAAAGTTTGCTCTACTTATACCCCTAAGGAATTTAAGGCGTTTCCTAAAGTTGAGAAGGAGAAACTTTTAGCGGAACACAACCTATGGATTTGTAAAGAGGAATTAAATCGTGTAAAGCAAGCGATTTTGAACGGAAGACTATGGGAACTTTTAGAAATTAAAGCTAGAGCGCATCCAAAGCTTATGGAAGCTTTTAGAACTCTATTAAAATATAAGGCATTTATAGAAAAGCATAGTCCTTCAATAAAAAAGAAGGGCCTTTTCTATTTTAGTAGTGAAGATCTTTCAAGACCTGAAATAATTAGGTATAGAAATCGATTAGAAAAAAATTATGTCAAACCAAAAGAATTAAAGACTTTGATTCTTTTCCCAGCTCCGCAAGAAAAACCTTTTCATTCAGATAAACTTGTAATGGAAATTTTAAGAAAAAACCCTAGAATACATATATGCTTTTACTTAACACCTTTTGGCTTAATCCCAATAGAGTTGAGTGATGTTTATCCAATTTCTCAAACGGAGATTGCTTTACCAATAGATGAAGAGGCTATAAGCAACTCTAAAATTGAAGTGGAAAAATATCTTTTTAAATTTAGATATAATACTGTAATGCTTATTGTTCCAAAAAATGAAGATTTAAAACAATTTGAAAGAATATGTAGAAAAATATGTAAACGGAAACGTATTAAGTTTAGATTAATTAGAGTAAAGGATAATTTAACTGAAAAAGAAAGGAAAAGAATTTTAAAATATATTTAA
- the carA gene encoding glutamine-hydrolyzing carbamoyl-phosphate synthase small subunit, whose product MNAILALEDGTIVKGKGFGVEKTVEGELVFNTSMTGYVEALTDPSYAGQILMMTYPLIGNYGVTDEDYESDKIQVEGFVVKELCKKPSNWRMKKSLEEFLIENGKPGIEDVDTRMLTRKVRIYGTMKAVLTVFEGKLELSYEELIEKAKAQPHISDKDLVDKVCVKNLTEYNVNGRYSVVLVDCGVKRSMINQLLKRGINLYVVPFNYPIKEIIKLKPNAIFLSNGPGDPVRVKPVIELVKKLAGKIPIAGICLGHQLICLGLGAKTFKLKFGHRGSNQPVKDFESGRVFISSQNHGFAVDKASLKKTGLEVTQINLNDGTVEGVKHKELPIFSVQYHPEAGPGPHDTFFFFDEFLKLLNW is encoded by the coding sequence ATGAATGCTATTTTAGCATTAGAAGATGGGACAATAGTTAAAGGTAAAGGTTTTGGTGTCGAAAAAACTGTTGAAGGGGAACTTGTTTTTAACACTTCTATGACTGGTTATGTAGAGGCTTTAACAGATCCTTCTTATGCTGGACAAATCTTAATGATGACTTACCCCTTAATTGGAAATTACGGCGTAACTGACGAAGATTATGAAAGCGATAAAATCCAGGTTGAAGGCTTTGTTGTTAAAGAATTATGTAAAAAACCAAGTAATTGGAGAATGAAAAAATCTCTCGAAGAGTTTTTAATTGAGAATGGAAAACCTGGAATTGAAGATGTTGATACTAGAATGTTAACTAGAAAAGTTAGAATCTATGGAACAATGAAAGCTGTTTTAACAGTTTTTGAAGGGAAACTTGAATTAAGCTATGAAGAATTAATTGAAAAAGCTAAGGCGCAACCTCATATTTCTGATAAGGATCTTGTTGACAAAGTTTGTGTTAAAAACTTAACTGAATATAATGTTAATGGACGATACTCTGTAGTTTTAGTTGATTGTGGCGTAAAAAGAAGTATGATAAACCAACTTTTAAAAAGAGGAATTAATCTTTATGTTGTGCCTTTTAACTATCCAATTAAGGAGATTATAAAGTTAAAACCTAATGCTATTTTTCTTTCTAATGGTCCAGGTGATCCTGTTAGAGTTAAACCTGTAATTGAACTTGTTAAAAAGCTAGCTGGAAAAATTCCTATAGCAGGTATTTGTTTAGGGCATCAACTTATATGTCTAGGCTTAGGTGCTAAAACCTTTAAGTTAAAGTTTGGTCATAGAGGATCAAATCAACCTGTGAAAGATTTTGAATCTGGTCGAGTATTTATTTCTAGTCAAAACCATGGGTTTGCTGTTGATAAAGCTTCTCTTAAGAAAACAGGTTTAGAAGTTACTCAAATAAACTTAAATGATGGAACGGTAGAGGGAGTGAAGCATAAAGAGCTTCCAATATTCTCTGTTCAATATCACCCTGAAGCTGGCCCTGGTCCTCATGACACTTTCTTCTTCTTTGATGAATTTTTAAAATTGTTAAATTGGTGA